CCCCTCAATAGTGCCATGCGGTTTTGCCCACTGGGAGGCGGGCAGAACCTTTCCGCGAAACACGAGGCCCGGACCCGGCAAGACCGGGGCAACAGCGGTTGCCCGGCCATGTCCAGAGGCCGGGTACCATAGGCCAGAGCCAGCAAATTTGTGGCCAGACGCGCGTCGGTAAGGGGGGAACCATGCCAGCACTACAGCAAATGTTCGATGTGGCGGGCAAGTCGGTGATCGTGACCGGCGGGGCCAGCGGGATCGGCAAGGCCTATGCCGAGATCTTGGCCCAACAGGGCGCGGCAGTCTGCATTTTCGATATCGACCCCGACGGGCTGAACCGCACGGTGGACGGGATGACGGCGCAGGGCTGGGATGTCTGGGGCCAGACTGTCGATGTCAGCGACCGCGAGGGCATGGCCAAGGCATTTGACGCGGTCGCCGCGCGGCACGGGCGCATCGACACTGTTTTTGCCAATGCCGGGATCGACCCCGGCCCGGGCTTCAACACCCCCACCGGCGAACGCAACCCCGATGGCGCGATCGAGAACACGCCAGATGAGCAATGGGACCGCGGGATCGAGCTGAACCTGACCTCGGTCTATGTCACCGTAAAGAACGCCGTACGCCACATGAAACCCGCAGGCGGCGGGCAGATCATCGTCACATCCTCGATCGCAGGGATGATCAACGAAAGCATCGTCGGCACCAGCTACATGCCAGCCAAGGCGGCAGTAAACCATTTCGTGCGGCATATGGCGATGGAACTGGGCGCCTACGGCATCCGCGTCAACGCGATCCTGCCGGGCCCTTTCATCACCAATATCGCGGGTGGGCGACTGCGCAACAAGGAAGACCGCGCCGCGTTTGAGGCGCAATCGTTGATCGGGAGGATCGGCGATGTGGAGGATATCAAAGGCATTGCGCTGCTGCTGGCCTCGCCCGCCGGGGCGTATTTCACCGGCTCGCTGATCGTGATCGACGGCGGCTCGCTGATCCGAATGACGTGATTTTACCGCTGCCCGGCCTGCGGGGAGGACGCAGTCCGGAAGGCTTATTCAAGGGAGGAAACGACAATGGCAAACTACAACAAACATCTGAGGTCAGGCATCAGCCGCCGGTCCATGCTTCAAGGACTGGGCGCGGGGGTTGCGGTGTCCACGCTGGCGCTGCCAAGCTATCTGCGTGCGCAGACCGCCGGAACGATCCGCATCGGCTATATCAGCCCGGCCACTGGACCGCTCGGCCTGTTCGGGGAAACCGACGGCTACACCGTGCAAAAAATCCGCGAGGCCTTGGGCGGTGTCCTGCAATCGGCCAATGGCAACACCTATGACATCGAAATCCTGGAGCGCGACAGCCAGTCGAACCCTAACAAGGCGGCCGAACTGGCCGGTGATCTGATCCTCAACGACGAGGTGCATCTGATCGTGCCCGCATCCACCACCGACACGATCCTGCCGGTGATGGAGCAGGCAGAGCTTTACGAGACACCCTGCATCTCGTCCGGCGCGCCCTGGCAGGCCGTGATCATGCCGCGCGGTGGCGGCGATTTCGACTGGACCTATCACTTCTTCTGGGGACTGGATGAGGCGCTGAACACCTTCGTCGGCCTGTGGGACGGGCTGGAAACCAACAAGAAGGTGGGAATGCTGTTCCCGCAGAACATCGACGGCGAAACCTGGGGCAACGACGATTACGGCCTGCCGGTACCGACCCGCGCCGCCGGGTACGAGGTGACGATCCCGGGCTATTTCCAGCCGCGCACCAACGACTTTTCCGCGCAGATCGCGGCGTTCAAGGAAGCGGGCGTCGATATCATCGGCGGCATCACCTATCCCGACGACCTGAAGACCTTCGTGACCCAGTGCAATCAGCAGGGGTTCAAGCCGCGCGCGGTGACTGTCGCCGCAGCCCTTCTGTTCCCCGGCGGCGTCGAGGCAATGGGCGAACTGGGCAACGGCATGTCGAGCGAAGTCTGGTGGACACCCGCCTTCCCCTTCACATCGACAATCACCGGGCAGGACAGCACCGCGCTGGCCGCGCAATGGGAAACCGACCAGAACCGGCAATGGACCCAGCCGTTGGGCTATTCGCACGCGTTGCTGGAAGTCGCCATCGACATCCTGCGCCGTTCCGCCGACCCGCTGGACCGTGAGGCGAACCGTGCCGCAATGGCAGCGACCGACATCACGACGGTCTGCGGCCCGGTGAAGTTCAGCGGCACCCCGCACAAGAACATCTGCACCATGCCGATCTTTGGCGGGCAATGGGTGACGGGCGAAGATTGGCCCTATGACCTGAAGATCGTCGACAACTCGGTCAATCAGTTGTTCGAACCCGAGCAGCCGATCGTCCCGATCAACTGGTAAACGATGCAAACGGAGGGGCCGGAATGAACCGCGAAGTGTTGTTGCAGGCGCGCAATGTGTCGAAAAGATTCGGCGCGGTGCGGGTGCTGCACGATGTCAGCTTCGATACCTATCGGGGCGAAGTGCTGGGCATTCTCGGCCCCAACGGGGCAGGCAAGACGACCCTGTTCAACATGATCAGCGGCGACCTCAAACCCTCGGGCGGGGAAATCCGCCTGGGGGACACCACCCTGGCCGGCGAGCCGCCGTTTCGGCGCTGCCGCATGGGGATCGGGCGGACCTATCAGATTCCGCATCCCTATATCGGCATGACGACGTTTGAAAATCTGCTGGTCGCCGCATCGTTCGGCAGCGGGCGGACTGAAAGCGAAAGCTATGCCTTTTGCGCCCAGGTGTTGGTGGATTGCGAACTGGCCGACCGGGCCAATACATCGTCAGGCAGCCTGACGCTGCTCGATCGCAAACGGCTGGAACTGGCCCGCGCTCTGGCATCCGACCCAAAGCTGCTGCTCCTCGATGAGATTGCGGGCGGACTGACGGAAGAGGAATCGAAAGCGCTGGTCGCACTGGTGCGCCGCATCCGCGACCGGGGTGTGACGATCATCTGGATCGAGCATGTGCTGCATGCCCTCATGGCGGTGGCCGACCGGCTTCTGGTGCTGAACTTTGGCGAAAAGATCGCCGAAGGCCCACCGCAAGAGGTGATCGCAAACGCCGAGGTAAAGCGCGTCTACATGGGGGTCGATGCATGACGACAGTTTTGTCCACACATGGCCTGATCGCGCGTTACGGCGACTTTCAGGCGCTTTACGGCGTCGATATCGACGTGGCGGAAGGTGAGGCCGTGGCGCTGATCGGGGCGAACGGGGCGGGCAAGTCCACGTTCTTGCGCGCGATCATGGGGCTTTTGCCTGTAGCGCCCGACATGGTGCGGCTGGACGGCCAGGCCATCGGCGGCACGTTAACCGACCGCATGGTGCAGAAGGGTGTGGCCATCGTTCCCGAAGGGCGGAGGCTGTTCACCGGCATGTCGGTCGAGGACAACCTGCGCGTCGCCGTCGATCAGGCGGACCGGCTGGGCCGCAAGGGCGGGTGGTCGCTGGAACGGCTGCACCGCCTGTTCCCGATCCTGAAGGAAAAGGCGCAAACGCAAGCACAGAACCTGTCGGGCGGGCAGCAACAGATGGTGTCCATCGGGCGCGCACTGCTGTGTCAACCGCGCGTGCTGCTGTGCGATGAGATCAGCCTGGGCCTTGCGCCAAAGGTGATCCGCGAGATCTATGCGGCCATGCCCGAAATCCGCGGGCAAGGCACCTCGGTGATCGTGGTGGAACAGGATGTGGGGTTGGCGCAATCGGCGTCCGACCGGCTGTTTTGCATGCTGGAGGGGCGCGTGACGCTAAGCGGCGCGTCCGATCAGATAACCCGCGAGCAAATTGCCGCGGCATATTTCGGAGGTTCCGATGCAATGGTTTGATGCGCTGATCCAGGGGATCTTGCTGGGCGGCATGTATGCGCAATATGCGCTGGGAATGGCGCTGATGTTCGGCGTGATGCGGATCGTCAATGTCAGCCATGGCGATCTGGTGATCTTGCTGTCGCTGATCGGCATTTCGCTGGCATCTTCATTCGGGCTGGGGCCGTTCACCGTCATGGTGGCGCTGGTGCCGCTGGCCGTTGCGATGGGCTGGCTGTTGCAGAAGGCGGTGCTGAACAAGGTTGTGGGCGATGACCCACTGCCCTCGCTGATCGCGACGTTCGGGCTGTCCATCGCGTTGCAGAACATGATGTTGCAGATCTGGTCGGCCAACAGCCGGTCCCTGCCCGGCGGCGGGATCGAAAGCGCGTCGATCCAGTTGGGCAGCATCTATGTGGGTCTTCTGCCAGTGATCGTGCTGGCCTTTGCCACCGCGCTGACCTGGGGGCTGGACCTGATGCTGAAGCGCACCCGCTTTGGCCGCGCGTTGCGCGCCGCGTCTGCCGATGTCGAGGCCGCGTCGATGACTGGCATCAACGCCCGGGCGGTCTATGCCTCGGCCACGGCGATCGCGGTGGGGATCTTGGGTTTCGCTGCCGTCTTTCAGTCGCTGCGGTCCACCGTGGCACCCGCCGATGGCGCGGCGCAGCTGATCTACGCCTTCGAGGCCGTCATCATCGGCGGCATGGGGTCAGTCTGGGGGGCCTTCATCGGGTCGATGGTGCTGGGCATCAGCCAGGCCATCGGCTTTCGCATCGACCCGGGCTTCGGCATCCTGGCGGGTCACATTGTCTTCCTGCTCGTGCTGGCGACGCGCCCGCAGGGGCTGTTCGGAAAGGTCTGAGAAACCATGAGCGCTGTATCCTCTTCCCCCCCCTCCACCGCCCCGGCCCTGCCGCCGGTGCTGGTGCGGCGTCAGACCGGCTCCGGGCGCGTGGCGCTGGTGCTGTTCGCGATTGCGATCATCGCGCTGGCCTCGATGGCATGGTGGGCGAAAACCGGCACCATCCGCATGATGCTGGAACTGTGCTGTTACATCGCCGTAGCGCAAATGTGGAACATGCTGGCGGGCTATGCCGGGCTGGTTTCGGTTGGGCAACAGGCCTTCATGGGCGCGGCTGGCTATGCGTTGTTCGTGCTGGCGCAGACCTTCGGCATCAATCCCTTCCTGGCGATCTTCCTGTCGTTGCTGGTGCCCGCTGTGCTGGCCGTGCCGTGTTACATGCTGCTGCACCGGCTGGACGGGCCATATTTCGCCATTGGCACCTGGGTGGTGGCCGAGGTGTTCCGGCTGGTCGCGTCGAACATGGGGTTTCTGAACGCAGGCGCGGGCATGTCGCTGGGCGTGATGCGCGACTATTCGCTGTTTGAACGCAACGTTGCCATGTCCTGGCTATGCGCGATCTTGATCCTGACAACCATCGGCGGCAGCTACTGGTTCTTGCGCTCGCGCTACGGGCTGGCGCTGATTGCCATGCGCGACAATCCGGTGGCGGCGGCCAGTCAGGGCGTGAACGTGCCCCGCCTGCGCTTCATGATCTATATCGCCGCCGCAGTCGGCTGCGGGCTGGCGGGCGCGATCTACTCGATGGCGCAGCTGCGCATCAACCCGCCTTCGGCGTTCGATCCAATGTGGGCCAGCATCGCGATCTTCATCGTCATGGTGGGCGGCATTGCGTCGATCGAAGGGGTGCTGATCGGCTCGCTGATCTACTTTCTGGCCGACCGCTGGTTCGGCGAATATGGCGCAAGCTATTTCGTCGTGCTGGGCGTGATGACCGTGCTGGTCGCCCTTTACGCCCGCGGCGGCATCTGGGGGGCGGTGTCCAAGCGATGGGATGTCCATTGGTTCCCGATCCGCCGCAACCTGACCTATACATCGCAAGATACCGCCAAGCCGGAGGACAAGTCATGAAAGCTGCCATTTTCGACGCGGTCGGCAGCCCGCTGCGCATCGGCACCCAGCCTGACCCCACGCCCGGTGCGGATGAGGTGGTGCTGCGTGTCGCCGCTTGCGGAATCTGCGGCAGCGACCTGCACATCACCGAAGACCCTGGCCCCTTCGGCATTCACCCGGGCTTCGTGCTGGGCCATGAAATTGCGGGCGAGGTGGTGGCAACAGGTACGGACGTGCACGGCCTGAAGGTCGGCGATGGCGTGGCGGTGGTGCCGATGCGCGGCTGCGGGCATTGCGCCACCTGCCGCGCGGGCGATCCGGCGCGCTGCGCCGATCTGGTGTTGATCGGCGGCGGCTATGCGGAATATGTCACCGTCGCCGCGCGCCAGTGCCACCTGTTGCCCGAAGGTGTCGCGCTGGCCGATGGTGCCCTGGCAGAGCCGTTGGCCGTCGCGCTGCATTGCGTGATCCGCGCCCGCATGCAGCCCGGCGCCCGCGTGGCCGTTCTGGGCGCGGGGCCCATCGGGCTGCTGGTCGCTTTCTGGGCGCGGCGGCTGGGGGCGGCGCAGGTGGTGATGGCCGATCTGCACGCCCATCAGCGCGACCGCGCGCTGGCGCTTGGCGCCACGGGCTTCGCGCTGTCGGACGACCGTGTCGCACAGAACATCGCCGATCTGGCCGGCGGCCCGCCCGACATCGTGTTTGAATGCGTGGGCAAGCGCGGGTTGCTGCAGGCCGCAGTGCAGACCGTACGCCCGCAGGGCAAGGTGATCGGCGTAGGTCTGTGCGTCGGCGGCGACGCATGGGACCCTTTCACCGCGCTGATGAAAGAGATCGAGCTGATCTTTGCCGTCTTCTTCCACCAGGGCCACGAATTCGGCCCCGCGCTGGATGCGTTGGCCGAGGGCCGCTTTGCCCCGCAGCAGATCATCACCGACCGTATCGGCCTGTCGCCCGTACCGCAGATGTTCGAGGGGCTGCGCAGCCGTACCACACAATGCAAGGTGCTGATCCAGCCGGATATGTCCGATGCCTGAGGCATCCGCGACACCCAACTGATTTAAGGCGGATTCCGCATAGGGCCGCCCGTTCTTCCATCCA
This DNA window, taken from Roseicitreum antarcticum, encodes the following:
- a CDS encoding SDR family NAD(P)-dependent oxidoreductase, coding for MPALQQMFDVAGKSVIVTGGASGIGKAYAEILAQQGAAVCIFDIDPDGLNRTVDGMTAQGWDVWGQTVDVSDREGMAKAFDAVAARHGRIDTVFANAGIDPGPGFNTPTGERNPDGAIENTPDEQWDRGIELNLTSVYVTVKNAVRHMKPAGGGQIIVTSSIAGMINESIVGTSYMPAKAAVNHFVRHMAMELGAYGIRVNAILPGPFITNIAGGRLRNKEDRAAFEAQSLIGRIGDVEDIKGIALLLASPAGAYFTGSLIVIDGGSLIRMT
- a CDS encoding ABC transporter substrate-binding protein, with the protein product MANYNKHLRSGISRRSMLQGLGAGVAVSTLALPSYLRAQTAGTIRIGYISPATGPLGLFGETDGYTVQKIREALGGVLQSANGNTYDIEILERDSQSNPNKAAELAGDLILNDEVHLIVPASTTDTILPVMEQAELYETPCISSGAPWQAVIMPRGGGDFDWTYHFFWGLDEALNTFVGLWDGLETNKKVGMLFPQNIDGETWGNDDYGLPVPTRAAGYEVTIPGYFQPRTNDFSAQIAAFKEAGVDIIGGITYPDDLKTFVTQCNQQGFKPRAVTVAAALLFPGGVEAMGELGNGMSSEVWWTPAFPFTSTITGQDSTALAAQWETDQNRQWTQPLGYSHALLEVAIDILRRSADPLDREANRAAMAATDITTVCGPVKFSGTPHKNICTMPIFGGQWVTGEDWPYDLKIVDNSVNQLFEPEQPIVPINW
- a CDS encoding ABC transporter ATP-binding protein, encoding MNREVLLQARNVSKRFGAVRVLHDVSFDTYRGEVLGILGPNGAGKTTLFNMISGDLKPSGGEIRLGDTTLAGEPPFRRCRMGIGRTYQIPHPYIGMTTFENLLVAASFGSGRTESESYAFCAQVLVDCELADRANTSSGSLTLLDRKRLELARALASDPKLLLLDEIAGGLTEEESKALVALVRRIRDRGVTIIWIEHVLHALMAVADRLLVLNFGEKIAEGPPQEVIANAEVKRVYMGVDA
- a CDS encoding ABC transporter ATP-binding protein; this encodes MTTVLSTHGLIARYGDFQALYGVDIDVAEGEAVALIGANGAGKSTFLRAIMGLLPVAPDMVRLDGQAIGGTLTDRMVQKGVAIVPEGRRLFTGMSVEDNLRVAVDQADRLGRKGGWSLERLHRLFPILKEKAQTQAQNLSGGQQQMVSIGRALLCQPRVLLCDEISLGLAPKVIREIYAAMPEIRGQGTSVIVVEQDVGLAQSASDRLFCMLEGRVTLSGASDQITREQIAAAYFGGSDAMV
- a CDS encoding branched-chain amino acid ABC transporter permease, yielding MQWFDALIQGILLGGMYAQYALGMALMFGVMRIVNVSHGDLVILLSLIGISLASSFGLGPFTVMVALVPLAVAMGWLLQKAVLNKVVGDDPLPSLIATFGLSIALQNMMLQIWSANSRSLPGGGIESASIQLGSIYVGLLPVIVLAFATALTWGLDLMLKRTRFGRALRAASADVEAASMTGINARAVYASATAIAVGILGFAAVFQSLRSTVAPADGAAQLIYAFEAVIIGGMGSVWGAFIGSMVLGISQAIGFRIDPGFGILAGHIVFLLVLATRPQGLFGKV
- a CDS encoding branched-chain amino acid ABC transporter permease: MSAVSSSPPSTAPALPPVLVRRQTGSGRVALVLFAIAIIALASMAWWAKTGTIRMMLELCCYIAVAQMWNMLAGYAGLVSVGQQAFMGAAGYALFVLAQTFGINPFLAIFLSLLVPAVLAVPCYMLLHRLDGPYFAIGTWVVAEVFRLVASNMGFLNAGAGMSLGVMRDYSLFERNVAMSWLCAILILTTIGGSYWFLRSRYGLALIAMRDNPVAAASQGVNVPRLRFMIYIAAAVGCGLAGAIYSMAQLRINPPSAFDPMWASIAIFIVMVGGIASIEGVLIGSLIYFLADRWFGEYGASYFVVLGVMTVLVALYARGGIWGAVSKRWDVHWFPIRRNLTYTSQDTAKPEDKS
- a CDS encoding zinc-dependent alcohol dehydrogenase; the encoded protein is MKAAIFDAVGSPLRIGTQPDPTPGADEVVLRVAACGICGSDLHITEDPGPFGIHPGFVLGHEIAGEVVATGTDVHGLKVGDGVAVVPMRGCGHCATCRAGDPARCADLVLIGGGYAEYVTVAARQCHLLPEGVALADGALAEPLAVALHCVIRARMQPGARVAVLGAGPIGLLVAFWARRLGAAQVVMADLHAHQRDRALALGATGFALSDDRVAQNIADLAGGPPDIVFECVGKRGLLQAAVQTVRPQGKVIGVGLCVGGDAWDPFTALMKEIELIFAVFFHQGHEFGPALDALAEGRFAPQQIITDRIGLSPVPQMFEGLRSRTTQCKVLIQPDMSDA